One genomic region from Actinocatenispora thailandica encodes:
- a CDS encoding sigma-70 family RNA polymerase sigma factor, which translates to MISDTVVAERFEPHRTELTGYCYRMLGSAFEAEDAVQETLVRAWRGFGSFEGRASVRTWLYRIATNVCLDMVKGTQRRARPMDMTSSWSGGSIPDALPEATWIGPAPDDRMLPESGDPAELAAHRDSVRLAFVAVLQSLPPRQRAVLVLREVLAFPASEVAELLDTTVASVNSALQRARATLAERDDTEPVKPLDDAQRDLLDRYLTAFERYDLESLTALLRQDAIMSMPPLPLWLAGRADILDWLRGPGSECQGSRLVPVAANGSAAFGQYRPSPDGGHAPWALQIIETNGDSITAWHSFLDTDRLFPLFGLPARLG; encoded by the coding sequence GTGATCAGCGACACCGTGGTCGCGGAGCGGTTCGAGCCGCACCGCACCGAGCTGACCGGATACTGCTACCGCATGCTCGGTTCGGCGTTCGAGGCCGAGGACGCCGTGCAGGAGACGCTGGTGCGCGCCTGGCGCGGGTTCGGCTCGTTCGAGGGGCGCGCGTCGGTGCGCACCTGGCTCTACCGCATCGCCACCAACGTCTGCCTCGACATGGTGAAGGGCACCCAGCGCCGGGCCCGGCCGATGGACATGACCAGCAGCTGGTCCGGCGGTTCGATCCCGGATGCGCTGCCGGAGGCCACCTGGATCGGCCCGGCGCCGGACGATCGGATGCTGCCGGAGTCCGGTGACCCGGCGGAGCTCGCGGCGCACCGTGACTCGGTCCGGTTGGCGTTCGTGGCGGTGCTGCAGTCGCTGCCGCCCCGGCAGCGCGCGGTGCTGGTGCTGCGCGAGGTGCTGGCGTTTCCCGCCTCCGAGGTCGCCGAGCTGCTGGACACGACGGTGGCCAGCGTCAACAGCGCGCTCCAGCGGGCCCGGGCGACGCTGGCCGAGCGCGACGACACCGAGCCGGTCAAGCCGCTCGACGATGCGCAACGCGACCTGCTGGACCGCTACCTCACCGCCTTCGAGCGCTACGACCTGGAGTCGCTGACCGCGCTGCTGCGGCAGGACGCGATCATGTCGATGCCGCCGCTGCCACTGTGGTTGGCCGGCCGCGCCGACATCCTCGACTGGCTGCGCGGCCCCGGTTCGGAGTGCCAGGGTTCCCGGCTGGTTCCGGTCGCCGCGAACGGCTCCGCCGCCTTCGGCCAGTACCGGCCGAGCCCCGATGGCGGGCATGCGCCCTGGGCGCTGCAGATCATCGAGACCAACGGTGACAGCATCACGGCCTGGCACAGCTTCCTCGACACCGATCGGCTGTTCCCGCTGTTCGGGCTGCCGGCCCGGCTCGGCTGA
- a CDS encoding sec-independent translocase — MFDSLGWPEILVLVLIGLFIFGPDKLPKLISDGVNMIRQLRRMATNATGDLSRELGTDISLEDLHPKTFVRKHILSEDDQDAIIRPFKEVYSDASDAAGSLDLNSALNDDDTPAVDSGSRRRPRFDVDAT; from the coding sequence ATGTTCGACAGTCTCGGCTGGCCGGAGATCTTGGTGCTCGTCCTCATCGGCCTGTTCATCTTCGGCCCGGACAAGCTGCCGAAGCTGATCTCCGACGGGGTCAACATGATCCGGCAGCTGCGCCGGATGGCGACCAACGCCACCGGTGACCTGTCCCGCGAGCTGGGCACCGACATCTCGCTGGAAGACCTGCACCCGAAGACGTTCGTGCGCAAACACATCCTCTCCGAGGACGACCAGGACGCGATCATCCGGCCGTTCAAGGAGGTCTATTCGGACGCCAGCGACGCGGCCGGCTCGCTCGACCTCAACTCGGCGCTCAACGACGACGACACGCCAGCGGTCGACTCCGGCTCGCGCCGGCGCCCCCGCTTCGACGTCGACGCCACCTGA